One Oncorhynchus gorbuscha isolate QuinsamMale2020 ecotype Even-year unplaced genomic scaffold, OgorEven_v1.0 Un_scaffold_9160, whole genome shotgun sequence DNA window includes the following coding sequences:
- the LOC124030074 gene encoding pre-mRNA 3'-end-processing factor FIP1-like — translation MSAEEAADKTTPADASAGDGGDEEEEWLYGDDDERADEEEAKLSAAVSAPIPATESDEAANTGNGVEAQEKEPGDDEDSDSDSDDDDDDVLAVTIGDIKTGAP, via the exons ATGTCTGCGGAAGAGGCGGCAGACAAAACAACCCCGGCGGACGCGAGTGCGGGAGATGGCGGAGacgaggaagaagagtggctctACGGAG ATGATGATGAGAGAGCTGATGAAGAAGAGGCCAAACTATCCGCCGCTGTCAG TGCACCTATTCCTGCTACTGAGTCAGATGAGGCAGCTAATACAGGCAACGGAGTGGAAGCTCAG gAGAAGGAGCCAGGAGATGATGAAGACAGTGATAGCGACagcgacgatgatgacgatgatgttCTCGCTGTCACCATCGGAGACATCAAGACCGGAGCCccgca